Proteins co-encoded in one Pseudochaenichthys georgianus chromosome 22, fPseGeo1.2, whole genome shotgun sequence genomic window:
- the LOC139436081 gene encoding uncharacterized protein: MMYLIPVSNPLFPRAFVSLTGDPKDQLPVQVLRDTGGSQSIIREGILPLTSRSSCGSSAVVQGVGMTLVAAPLHNVYIHSSLVKGFFKVAVLPALPIKGVDFILSNDLAGGKVKPVPEVIDSPDLSLDAEKSAEVPPEIFPACVVTRAQSKKYGEDSSDSFLATGQFLEDMTVSDRLPEEARSAGAGSASNSSELVQLPATREEFMAAQLSDETLSKCLSSVISQEEAKSKKMAYIMEDHLLMRRWISDACEESDSLAIYQVVVPTTYRSQVISLAHDHPWSGHMGVIKTYQRVLKHFFWPGLKSDVVLYCRTCHVCQVVQESLGFSPAELVFGHEVRGPLRVLKEHLIMPTKTVCSIPEYVAKLKDRLNRACSLAREALTSTQGNMKKRYDQKAVARLFQPGDKVLVLLPVPGSALSTKFAGPYVVDKKLGETNYVIQTPYRRRPTRVCHINMLKKYCTREDQSESSKAHQVETTVSPMASVSKVSSNEDELVMRSATPQGARLSNTEVLADLPNYLSHLPDIQGSDIQKLIFDFACLFNDTPSQTSVLAHDVVLTNPSPIKQRAYRVNPVKREVMKREVEYLLKNGFARPSSSPWSSPCVLDTKSDGSPRFCTDFRKVNAVTVPDAHPLPLIDDCIDEIGPAQFVSKLDMLKGYWQVPLTQRASDISAFVTPDSFLQYTVMPFGMCNAPATFQRLVNLVLGHVPDCKAYLDDIVYSKDWSSHMSTLREVFKCLSAASLTLNLAKCEFGKGTVLYLGQQVGRGKVCPADAKIRAIASLPVPSTRRELRRFLGMAGYYRRFCRNFSSVAAPLTTLTSPSKSFVWSANQQLIGICLCT, encoded by the exons ATGATGTACCTGATCCCTGTTTCAAACCCTTTATTTCCAAGGGCTTTTGTTTCTTTAACAGGGGATCCTAAAGACCAGCTGCCAGTACAGGTACTTAGGGACACAGGAGGTTCTCAGTCCATTATTAGGGAAGGCATATTACCTTTAACCTCCAGATCATCATGTGGATCAAGTGCTGTTGTTCAAGGGGTAGGCATGACACTAGTTGCGGCTCCTTTGcacaatgtttatattcactcatCTCTTGTCAAAGGATTCTTTAAAGTAGCTGTCCTCCCTGCCTTGCCCATCAAAGGTGTTGATTTCATCCTCAGTAATGACTTGGCTGGGGGCAAAGTTAAGCCAGTACCTGAGGTCATTGATTCTCCTGATCTAAGTTTAGACGCAGAGAAATCAGCTGAAGTACCTCCCGAAATCTTTCCTGCTTGTGTTGTTACAAGGGCACAGTCAAAGAAATACGGAGAGGACTCGTCTGATTCTTTTCTTGCTACAGGGCAGTTTCTTGAAGACATGACAGTGTCGGACCGACTGCCAGAGGAGGCCCGGTCTGCTGGTGCTGGATCAGCCAGTAACAGCTCAGAGCTTGTACAACTGCCTGCCACTCGGGAAGAATTCATGGCAGCCCAGTTAAGTGATGAAACACTTTCTAAATGTCTCTCTTCTGTTATCAGTCAGGAAGAGGCCAAGTCAAAGAAGATGGCCTACATTATGGAAGATCACCTATTAATGCGTCGCTGGATTAGTGATGCCTGTGAGGAGTCAGACTCCTTAGCAATTTATCAAGTTGTCGTGCCAACAACCTATCGTTCTCAGGTGATATCCTTGGCTCATGATCATCCATGGTCAGGTCACATGGGGGTAATAAAAACATatcaaagagttttaaaacacttcttttggccaggacttaagtctgatgtagttctttattgtcgaacatGTCATGTGTGCCAAGTTGTTCAGGAGTCTCTAGGTTTTAGTCCTGCTGAGCTAGTGTTTGGACATGAGGTCAGAGGTCCTTTAAGGGTTCTTAAAGAGCATTTGATCATGCCCACGAAAACAGTTTGCAGTATCCCGGAGTATGTCGCCAAACTTAAGGATCGTCTAAATCGTGCTTGCTCCTTGGCTAGGGAAGCTTTGACCTCTACCCAGGGGAACATGAAGAAACGCTACGACCAGAAGGCGGTAGCACGCTTGTTTCAGCCAGGTGACAAGGTGTTGGTTCTATTGCCTGTACCTGGTTCTGCTCTGTCTACTAAATTTGCTGGTCCTTATGTTGTAGATAAGAAGCTCGGTGAAACAAActacgtcattcaaacaccttacCGCAGACGTCCTACCAGAGTGTGTCATATCAACATGCTAAAGAAGTACTGCACCAGGGAAGACCAAAGTGAGTCTTCTAAAGCTCACCAGGTGGAGACAACCGTCTCTCCTATGGCTTCAGTTTCAAAGGTGAGCTCAAATGAGGATGAGTTGGTGATGCGCAGTGCAACACCACAGGGGGCAAGACTAAGCAATACTGAGGTATTAGCTGATTTGCCCAATTACTTGTCTCATCTTCCTGATATCCAAGGAAGTGATATACAGAAACTGATATTTGACTTTGCATGTCTTTTTAATGACACTCCATCACAAACTTCTGTCCTAGCTCATGATGTGGTTTTGACCAACCCCTCGCCCATCAAACAGCGGGCGTACAGAGTTAACCCAGTTAAGAGAGAGGTTATGAAAAGGGAAGTTGAATATCTACTTAAAAACGGATTTGCAAGGCCTAGTTCCAGTCCCTGGAGTTCCCCTTGTGTGCTAGACACAAAGTCAGATGGCAGTCCCAGATTCTGCACTGACTTTCGCAAGGTTAATGCTGTCACTGTCCCCGATGCACACCCATTACCGCTCATTGATGACTGCATCGATGAAATTGGTCCTGCACAATTTGTCAGTAAACTGGACATGTTAAAGGGATACTGGCAAGTTCCTTTAACACAGCGTGCTTCTGACATCTCGGCCTTTGTGACACCTGACAGTTTCCTTCAGTATACTGTGATGCCTTTCGGTATGTGTAACGCACCTGCCACCTTTCAGAGGCTTGTAAATCTTGTATTAGGACATGTTCCAGACTGTAAGGCATATCTGGACGACATTGTCTATTCTAAGGACTGGTCTAGCCACATGTCTACCTTAAGAGAAGTTTTTAAGTGCTTGTCGGCCGCATCCCTAACGCTTAACCTTGccaaatgtgagtttggaaaaggtACCGTTCTCTACCTTGGTCAGCAGGTTGGTCGGGGGAAGGTGTGCCCTGCTGATGCAAAGATCAGGGCAATTGCCTCCCTCCCAGTGCCATCCACCAGGAGGGAACTTCGCCGCTTCCTAGGAATGGCAGGGTACTATCGCCGTTTCTGCAGAAACTTCTCATCGGTGGCGGCCCCACTCACTACGTTGACCAGTCCCTCAAAGTCTTTCGTTTGGTCCG ctaatcagcagctgatcggtatctgcctgtgcacctga
- the LOC117468027 gene encoding uncharacterized protein has protein sequence MFTIPKVVDIALRGTALKEGVAALKEGVTALIERGTALKGGGTALKGGGTTLKGGGTALKGGENDLKGRAMIAVGVVGVAGLAVALPKVIDSWKKMIENNHVTEASQSMRGAADDLDKMSRTLRNQFKDIKTMMADSQREHEERLKKEWFSRAQQEHGNLKMAGMALGSLFLFLFLFQAQGSQSRGLGSRGLLTPGLGHTIGQCFCSWWSVSTP, from the exons ATGTTCACAATTCCTAAAGTAGTGGACATTGCCCTTAGAGGCACTGCCCTTAAAGAAGGGGTCGCTGCCCTTAAAGAAGGGGTCACTGCCCTTATAGAAAGAGGCACTGCCCTTAAAGGAGGGGGCACTGCCCTTAAAGGAGGGGGCACTACCCTTAAAGGAGGAGGCACTGCCCTTAAAGGAGGGGAAAATGACCTTAAAGGAAGGGCCATG ATTGCTGTTGGAGTTGTTGGAGTTGCTGGACTTGCGGTTGCACTTCCTAAGGTGATAGACAGCTGGAAGAAAATGATCGAGAACAATCACGTGACTGAAGCGAGCCAATCCATGAGAGGTGCCGCTGACGACTTGGACAAGATGAGCCGGACGCTGAGGAATCAGTTCAAAGACATTAA GACGATGATGGCTGACAGCCAACGAGAACACGAGGAAAGGCTGAAGAAAGAATGGTTCTCAAGAGCACAACAGGAACACGGGAATCTAAAGATGGCGGGCATGGCGTTGGGCTCTCTGTTTCTCTTTCTGTTTCTGTTTCAAG ctcaagggagccagagcagagggctcgGGAGCCGCGGGTTGCTGACCCCTGGGTTAGGCCATACCATAGGGCAGTGCTTCTGCtcctggtggtccgtgagcaccccctag
- the LOC117468057 gene encoding uncharacterized protein: MHVFGMWRVLCVLGFIGASLCVNEVEFEGNFAESYDNEISQDKQEGETPDTPCQHAGFSRWDKLFIALEDSQMRQNMLLESLEQCCGGMASLRTQVDKLAKGTCHQCRPSLESACKAQADQASVKLQHGLLKLHSEEEERERRLNDTLHQLMHIGHDGNARLKRLEENRSQPTPRPGGLGGLAFGLGIKPFTSGVQEQEVTPPMDTATMERALVAIATELQKVHLQLNSVIERAGSLRKERGDT; encoded by the exons ATGCATGTGTTCGGGATGTGGCGTGTGCTGTGTGTGCTTGGCTTTATTGGTGCATCCTTGTGTGTGAATGAAGTTGAGTTTGAAGGGAACTTCGCAGAAAGCTACGACAACGAAATCTCTCAGGATAAGCAAGAGG gagaaACTCCAGATACACCATGCCAGCATGCAGGTTTCTCCCGCTGGGACAAGCTCTTCATCGCTCTGGAAGACTCCCAAATGAGGCAGAACATGTTGCTGGAGTCTCTGGAGCAATGCTGTGGAGGAATGGCGTCTCTCAGGACCCAGGTGGACAAACTGGCTAAGGGGACATGTCATCAGTGCAGACCCAGCCTGGAGTCAGCATGCAAGGCACAAGCTGATCAGGCGAGTGTCAAGCTCCAACATGGCTTGCTGAAACTCCACAGTGAGGaagaagagagggagaggaggttaAACGATACCTTGCACCAGCTCATGCACATCGGCCATGACGGTAATGCCCGGTTGAAGCGACTTGAGGAAAATAGAAGCCAACCGACACCGAGACCCGGGGGTTTAGGGGGATTAGCATTTGGCCTGGGGATAAAGCCATTCACATCAGGAGTGCAAGAGCAGGAAGTTACTCCACCAATGGACACGGCCACAATGGAAAGGGCCCTGGTTGCCATAGCAACAGAGCTTCAGAAGGTTCACCTGCAGCTGAACAGCGTGATCGAGCGGGCGGGATCACTGAGGAAggaaagaggggacacatga